The nucleotide window CGATGAAGTAAGCTTGGGCAACATGGATGCGCCTAAGTTGCAGTTGTCCGGCAACGATGAGATCGCGAAGTTGACGCAATCGTTCGGCCGCATGCGTAAGAGCATGGCCGAGGCACTGAAAATGTTGGAGACGCCGTAACCGCCCGACACGGGGAGGGCGGGGGGGCCCCGGCTACTCCTGGTCGGGCAAGCCGGCGTCGCGCAGGAAGCGCGCACGATCGGCCTTGGTCTCTACATGTTCGGCGAGGAGCAGGTAAAGTGCATCCGGGCTGCTGGCGCGCTGCGCTGCCCTTTTTGCCAAAACACCCGAGATCGGGCCAACGTAACGCGCCAGCATTGCGGCGGCGCGGTCGATGGCCTCGCGCGTAAGCTCAGTCCGAGCGGCTGGCGTTTTGGGTGCTGCGGCTGCGCTGGCCGGGGCGGGTCTTGCGGGTGATTGGCTCTGCACCTGATTGCGGCTCACTTCAACTCGCTTGGCAAGAAACACCCTCCGGTCAGCTTCTCGTTCCAGATTTTCGGACAGAAGCGAATACAGCTCTTCGGTATTTCTCGCCTGTGAGGCAGCCTTCCTGACATGGATCCTTGCTACCGGTCCTATGAAGGTAGCGAGCTGCTTCTCGACGGCCCGCAAAGTGTCATCCTGGCTGACGAGGATTGAAGCCGTTGCCGCGGGCGCCGGAGGTGGTTGCGTAGGCTGCGGAACGGCTGCGGTCGAAGCATTGACATCGACGGGCAAGGGCCGACCCTCGAGGACGGCGTATTCCCTGGCTCTGCCTGCCGCTTCTGCTTCGACCGTCGACAAGGTTGGGGTGGCGGCCGCCTTCCGGGCGGCCTCGATCTCATCCGCGACTTGGTAAAGACGAGGATCGAGGACGTGGAAATCGCCGCCCTTCATGACTTCGTCCAGCAGGGTCGCCGCTTCGTCGTTCTTGCCGCTGTGAATCAGGCTCCTTATGCTTTCCAACTGCTGTTCTTGCTTCTTCTTTTTTTCGCGGGCTTCGTACTCAACCTCGGCCGACGCCAGCAACTGATTTACGTCCGTATCCGGCCCCAGCGTGGTCAGCGCCTCCCGCGCCATGGCTTTGGCTTCGCTAAGATCGCCGCGGTTGATCTTGACCTTGATCTCGCGGATGCGCCGCTCAATCAGCTTTCGAACGATTTCCTTCTTTTCGCCGGACTGCGCTTGTTCCAGTAGAGCGCTGAGTTGGGCATTTCCCGGGAAGACTTCGAGCGCGTCGCGAGCAGCAGTTACGGCGTCCGGAAACCGATTGGCGTCCAGGTGCGCCTGCACCTCAGCCAGTGCGGCCCGAAAGCGCAACTCATTTTCTATTTGCGCCTGCTGTTTCCGGGCAAACTCGACGAGCCGCATCAAGTTGGCATCCCCCGGGAACTGGGACAGAAGGGTTTCGGCCCGGGTGACCACGTCGGGGTATGCCTTTTCGCCGATGAGCTTCTTCAAAACTTCCCATTCGCGTTGCAGGATCTCGGACGAGGTCTGCTTTTGCTGTTCGCGCTGCACCAGCGCGCGCAACTTCAAGACCGCCGAGTCCTTGGGATCGGCTGCCAGCATGGTGTCCAGGACCGCCAGCGCGTCGGCAAATCGCTGCGCCGCAAAAAAGCTCCTCGCGGCAGCCACTTTCTGCTTCCTGTCGTGCTCGGCCTGATCTGCGCGGGCAGCCGCCAGCAGCCGGCTGATCTCGTCGTCGTCAACAAACTGCTCCTGGAGCGACCCCAGGACCGCGATGCATTGATCGTACTGCTGAGCGGCCAGCAACTTCCGTGCCTCCGCCAACCTCTGCTCCCTCTGCTGATTGACTTGGTCGGCGCGGGCCGTGTCCAACAACCTCCCGATTTCGTCGTCGTCGGGAAACTCCGCCTGAAGCTTCGTCAATACCGCGAAGCATTCCTCGTACTGCCGCAGCGCGAGCAGGTTGCGTCCCCGGGTCAGCCTCTCGTGCCTGTTTTGCTCGGCTTGTTCCTCACGCGCCGTCTCCAGCAGTCTCTCGATCTCTTCCTCGCCGGCAAATTCCGTCTGCAGCTCGGTGAGCAGATCGATGCACTCCCGGTACTGCTGCTGCGTCCAGTAGACGCGCGCTCGCTGCATGCCGTCGAACAGCCGCGCTTGCCTCTGCCGCCGTTCTTTTTCGTCCACAACCTGCTTTCTTAAACCTGGCAGCTCGCGGTTCGAAGGATCGGCTTCCTCCACTTGGGCCAGCATTGCCTCAGCCTGGTCCGGCAACCCCTCCGCGAGACTTTGTTTCAGCTCCTCCAGCCACTCGTTCACCAT belongs to Terriglobia bacterium and includes:
- a CDS encoding protein kinase — its product is MGKLGKYELLGELGRGAFGIVYRARDPMISRMVALKTMTTSVADNPALLQRFYREAQSAGSLQHPNIVTIFDMGDEDGTPYIAMELVDGQNLDAVIVSRVPVALSLKLVYAVQACRAFDYAHKRGIIHRDIKPGNVMVNKEGTVKVVDFGIARVLESSKTQTGMLIGTFSYMAPELFHGEHANERSDIWSFGVLLYELIASRRPFCEGSPAALMQSICHHEHPPLRQVAPNCPEDLEAVVHKTLRKSGAERYQSMEDLLIDLDPIRRRLQADTVAEMLAQSRQLIEQQEFEQARDLVRQALLVDPVNPQLRSLCERVNVELRRIAVRPQVLERVAKARELLEEGKLQEASAEAGNALGLDSSFEAAQELQRKVQSEIRRAQMVNEWLEELKQSLAEGLPDQAEAMLAQVEEADPSNRELPGLRKQVVDEKERRQRQARLFDGMQRARVYWTQQQYRECIDLLTELQTEFAGEEEIERLLETAREEQAEQNRHERLTRGRNLLALRQYEECFAVLTKLQAEFPDDDEIGRLLDTARADQVNQQREQRLAEARKLLAAQQYDQCIAVLGSLQEQFVDDDEISRLLAAARADQAEHDRKQKVAAARSFFAAQRFADALAVLDTMLAADPKDSAVLKLRALVQREQQKQTSSEILQREWEVLKKLIGEKAYPDVVTRAETLLSQFPGDANLMRLVEFARKQQAQIENELRFRAALAEVQAHLDANRFPDAVTAARDALEVFPGNAQLSALLEQAQSGEKKEIVRKLIERRIREIKVKINRGDLSEAKAMAREALTTLGPDTDVNQLLASAEVEYEAREKKKKQEQQLESIRSLIHSGKNDEAATLLDEVMKGGDFHVLDPRLYQVADEIEAARKAAATPTLSTVEAEAAGRAREYAVLEGRPLPVDVNASTAAVPQPTQPPPAPAATASILVSQDDTLRAVEKQLATFIGPVARIHVRKAASQARNTEELYSLLSENLEREADRRVFLAKRVEVSRNQVQSQSPARPAPASAAAAPKTPAARTELTREAIDRAAAMLARYVGPISGVLAKRAAQRASSPDALYLLLAEHVETKADRARFLRDAGLPDQE